In Verrucomicrobiota bacterium, the genomic window GGATTTCATCCAGACCGATGCAAACATCAACCCTGGCAATTCCGGCGGGCCGCTTGTGAACATTCATGGCGAAATCATCGGCATCAACACGCTCATCCGCGGCATGAGCACGGGGATTGGTTTTGCGATTCCTTCCAATCTCGCGCGCCGCGTCTCCGACCAGCTCATTGCCGAGGGGCGCTACGCGCGGCTTTGGCTTGGCGTGGGCGTCGAGCCGCTCGGAGAGACCGACCTCCGTTCACTTGCCCGCGGCGTCACCGAAGGACTCGTCGTCGGTTCAATCGAGCGCGATGGCCCGGCGGCCAAATCCGACCTCCGGCCCGCGGACATCATCACCACCGTGGACGGCAAGCCGGTGCGGCAGGTGCAGGACTTGCGGAACGAAGTGCGCTCCAAGAAGCCGGGGCAGGCCATCACGCTCGACGTGGTCCGCAATGGGAAGAAAATGCAGGTCAAGGTCACACCGGAGGAAATGCCCGACGACCCGGCGCTCGCGCGGCGGACGCCACCCGAGCCGGAGCCCACGGCGAATTCCATCGGAGTTACCGTCCTTCCCGTGTCCCCGGAACTGGCGGAGAAGTTCAACCTCAAACAATCGCAGGGGCTCGTCGTATTGCAGGTGGAGGAGGACAGCCCCGCGGATGCGAAGGGCATCCGCCGCGGCGACGTGATCACGGAGATCAACCAGAAGCCCGTGAAGTCGATCAAGGATTTCACCGAAGCGCTCAAGGCAGGCGACCTGAAGAAGGGGGTCACCGTCAAGTTCGTCAGCCGCGGCACGACGTTGTCCGAGGTTTTGAA contains:
- a CDS encoding PDZ domain-containing protein — protein: MKPLPQALLLLALASALAAPGSAADKPSPALEMARQLNQAFIEVADKASASVVVLRVAHKPGYQSPEEEANPLWEMVPKEFRKQLEDQMERRRQRRQRSSEPIFDGQGSGVIIREDGYILTNRHVVDGAEKIKVKLKDGKEYDAEIKGVDALSDIAVIKITARGLPTAKLADSDKTRVGEFAIAIGAPFDLDYSVTFGHVSAKGRSRIIPNFVGGNRMDQDFIQTDANINPGNSGGPLVNIHGEIIGINTLIRGMSTGIGFAIPSNLARRVSDQLIAEGRYARLWLGVGVEPLGETDLRSLARGVTEGLVVGSIERDGPAAKSDLRPADIITTVDGKPVRQVQDLRNEVRSKKPGQAITLDVVRNGKKMQVKVTPEEMPDDPALARRTPPEPEPTANSIGVTVLPVSPELAEKFNLKQSQGLVVLQVEEDSPADAKGIRRGDVITEINQKPVKSIKDFTEALKAGDLKKGVTVKFVSRGTTLSEVLKEPK